In Streptomyces sp. NBC_00433, a single genomic region encodes these proteins:
- a CDS encoding phosphatase PAP2 family protein: MTITATAPRAAAYRGRLRWWTELPLIAVVYGLYSAARLMVRGDVDDAVEHGADILHFEQLTHLDPERWFNQLFTQHAFLGVPADFAYASLHYVVTPSILVWLWLRRPTHYRLARTWLLISTLIGLIGFTLVPTAPPRLLPGAHGFMDTMAQYGSYGWWGTDASAPRGLGHLTNQYAAMPSLHVGWSLWCGIMLFRYGRHRVVRALGVLYPLTTALVVMGTANHYLMDAAAGVATMGVGFLLARPALRLVDRAHLKIRGRFAPQQSVTVATSGTPATQPLDLMKPAEAADPRKVPSPRSVPVGPDGPEAGDGSEAAGRGERSRMS; this comes from the coding sequence ATGACGATCACCGCCACCGCGCCGCGAGCTGCCGCCTACCGTGGCAGATTGCGCTGGTGGACCGAGCTGCCGCTTATCGCCGTGGTCTACGGGCTGTACTCGGCCGCGAGACTCATGGTGCGCGGCGATGTGGACGACGCGGTCGAACACGGCGCTGACATCCTGCACTTCGAGCAGCTGACCCACCTCGACCCCGAGCGCTGGTTCAACCAGCTCTTCACCCAGCACGCCTTCCTCGGCGTGCCCGCGGACTTCGCCTACGCGTCGCTGCACTACGTGGTCACCCCGTCGATCCTGGTCTGGCTCTGGCTCCGCCGCCCCACGCACTACCGGCTGGCCCGCACCTGGCTGCTCATCTCCACCCTGATCGGCCTGATCGGCTTCACCCTCGTCCCGACCGCCCCGCCGCGCCTGCTGCCCGGCGCGCACGGCTTCATGGACACGATGGCGCAGTACGGCTCCTACGGCTGGTGGGGCACCGACGCGAGCGCCCCCCGCGGCCTGGGCCACCTCACCAACCAGTACGCGGCCATGCCCAGCCTCCACGTCGGCTGGTCCCTGTGGTGCGGCATCATGCTCTTCCGTTACGGCCGCCACCGCGTCGTCCGCGCACTCGGCGTCCTCTACCCGCTGACCACCGCCCTGGTGGTCATGGGCACCGCCAACCACTACCTGATGGACGCGGCGGCCGGTGTCGCCACGATGGGCGTCGGCTTCCTCCTGGCCCGCCCCGCCCTGCGCCTCGTCGACCGCGCCCACCTCAAGATCCGCGGCCGGTTCGCCCCGCAGCAGTCCGTCACGGTCGCCACGAGCGGCACCCCCGCCACCCAGCCCCTCGACCTGATGAAGCCCGCAGAAGCCGCCGACCCCAGGAAGGTGCCGTCCCCCCGGTCGGTGCCGGTGGGGCCAGACGGCCCGGAGGCGGGCGACGGCAGCGAAGCCGCTGGGCGCGGCGAGCGCAGCCGGATGTCCTAA